A stretch of the Myxococcaceae bacterium JPH2 genome encodes the following:
- a CDS encoding diacylglycerol kinase family protein yields the protein MTVPATPPPRFPSRRSTGLLASFGHAWAGLIHTVVYQRNMRIHVVSAALVGMVGNGIPLGLAEKVTLIFCVLLIFFAEILNSALEQLVDLAVQQFDEKARLTKDAAAAGVLVLALGTVVIFAAILVHNWETVRTSTEAIVRQVALGLPLTACVTVLVLPQPRPRWVDALALMGGFALLAWMATFSASLVFTVLTAGLLFIAGSAARMRRRERGG from the coding sequence ATGACCGTCCCTGCCACTCCGCCTCCCCGCTTTCCCTCCCGGCGCAGCACGGGGCTCCTCGCCTCCTTCGGACACGCCTGGGCGGGCCTCATCCACACCGTCGTGTACCAGCGCAACATGCGCATCCACGTCGTGTCCGCCGCGCTCGTGGGAATGGTCGGCAACGGCATCCCGCTGGGGCTGGCAGAGAAGGTGACGCTCATCTTCTGCGTGCTGCTCATCTTCTTCGCGGAGATCCTCAACAGCGCGCTGGAGCAGCTCGTCGACCTGGCCGTGCAGCAGTTCGACGAGAAGGCCCGCCTCACCAAGGACGCGGCCGCCGCGGGCGTGCTCGTGCTCGCCCTGGGCACGGTGGTCATCTTCGCCGCCATCCTCGTGCACAACTGGGAGACGGTGCGCACCAGCACCGAGGCCATCGTGCGGCAGGTCGCCTTGGGGCTGCCGCTCACCGCGTGCGTCACCGTGCTGGTGCTGCCGCAGCCTCGGCCTCGCTGGGTGGATGCCCTCGCGCTCATGGGCGGCTTCGCGCTCCTGGCCTGGATGGCCACGTTCTCGGCCAGCCTCGTGTTCACCGTGCTGACGGCGGGCCTGCTCTTCATCGCGGGCTCGGCCGCGCGCATGCGGCGCCGGGAGCGCGGCGGATAG
- a CDS encoding class I SAM-dependent rRNA methyltransferase: protein MYSTYLSREAARRLRHGSPWLRREDIVSMEGTPEPGEPVQLRDEDGQVLGLGDVDLEASPAVRRLGLPDDVEEGPIPRYLRHAFERRAQWVDDPRFCRIVNDDGDSLPGLIVDRYESHFVIQTLSRAMDARHQEITRALGEVAGASSVLLRNDTLRRRRLGLPLQRPHVLYGTPPRWFRLLEMGARFTVDLTYGRGTGYPYALRDLRRFVAHLAQGTRVLDIACGVGGLFVHAGLHGARQVLAFDADPDTADLARENAEANGLMGRVTVARGEPLETLAGLTDTFDLVLMDTPGLQSAEEFVQRMRGALQRTRHGGFLLVAGYRPPLAPGEFDTLVASACEQEARPAFRLARLGLPPDHPTPVGSLGVDALDAVALEVS from the coding sequence GTGTACAGCACCTACCTGTCTCGCGAAGCAGCTCGGCGGCTGCGCCATGGAAGCCCCTGGCTGCGCCGCGAGGACATCGTCTCGATGGAAGGCACGCCCGAGCCCGGCGAGCCCGTGCAGTTGCGCGACGAGGACGGCCAGGTGCTGGGCCTGGGCGACGTGGACCTGGAGGCCTCGCCCGCGGTGCGGCGCCTGGGCTTGCCCGACGACGTGGAGGAAGGCCCCATCCCCCGCTACCTGCGCCATGCCTTCGAGCGGCGCGCGCAGTGGGTGGACGACCCGCGCTTCTGCCGCATCGTGAACGATGACGGAGACAGCCTGCCCGGCCTCATCGTGGACCGCTACGAGAGCCACTTCGTCATCCAGACGCTCAGCCGCGCCATGGACGCGCGGCATCAGGAGATCACCCGCGCGCTGGGCGAGGTGGCGGGCGCCAGCTCGGTGCTGCTGCGCAACGACACGCTCCGGCGACGACGCCTGGGCCTGCCGCTGCAACGACCCCATGTGCTGTACGGCACCCCACCCCGCTGGTTCCGCCTGCTGGAGATGGGCGCGCGCTTCACGGTGGACCTCACCTACGGCCGAGGCACCGGCTACCCCTACGCGCTGCGGGACTTGCGTCGCTTCGTGGCGCACCTGGCCCAGGGGACTCGCGTGCTGGACATCGCGTGCGGCGTGGGCGGGCTCTTCGTCCACGCGGGGCTGCACGGCGCTCGGCAGGTGCTCGCGTTCGACGCGGATCCCGACACGGCGGACCTCGCCCGGGAGAACGCCGAGGCCAACGGCCTCATGGGTCGGGTGACGGTGGCGCGCGGAGAGCCCCTGGAGACGCTCGCGGGGCTGACGGACACCTTCGACCTGGTCCTGATGGACACCCCGGGGCTCCAGAGCGCGGAGGAGTTCGTGCAGCGCATGCGAGGCGCCCTCCAGCGCACCCGTCATGGCGGGTTCCTGCTGGTCGCGGGCTACCGTCCCCCATTGGCCCCGGGTGAATTCGACACGCTGGTGGCCAGCGCGTGCGAGCAGGAGGCCCGGCCGGCCTTCCGCCTCGCTCGCCTGGGCCTTCCTCCGGACCACCCCACCCCCGTGGGCTCCCTCGGAGTCGACGCCCTCGACGCCGTGGCTTTGGAGGTGAGCTGA
- a CDS encoding FAD-dependent oxidoreductase, whose protein sequence is MAYRVNNIGLWLDEPEELLGQRAAEKLGVTRSDLASVRVIRSVLDARKKGSPRYIYTLEVELAAGRKPARLPPDVGEAPPPPEAQPRVKEPEQWPIVIGTGPAGLFAALGLLERGVRSILLERGREVITRRKDVAKLMRDGTLDPESNMNFGEGGAGAYTDGKLSTRINHPMVRKVIEAFARYGAPDHILIEGKPHIGSDLLPGAVAKLREELIAGGCQVHFETRVDDLLYKDGHIAGVKLSDGRTLESNRVILAPGNSARELYERFATDGRVSVEAKPFALGFRAEHPQALINSIQYGAAAKNPRLPPADYKLAENLDVDGEVRGIYSFCMCPGGIVVPTPTEEGLQCTNGMSNSRRNARYANAGIVVSVSVADFEREGFTGPLAGLNFQRHWEKKAYELGGGRFFAPAQTIPDYLAGRVTKDPGGTSYRPGLAHENLNRLFPERLTQSIKGALRTFDRKMRGFISDEGKLIGIESRTSSPLRITRGDDLQSVSMRGLYPAGEGCGYAGGIVSSAIDGLRIAEQIATELT, encoded by the coding sequence ATGGCGTATCGGGTGAACAACATCGGGCTGTGGCTGGACGAGCCGGAGGAGCTGCTCGGTCAGCGCGCCGCGGAGAAGCTGGGCGTCACCCGGAGCGACCTCGCTTCCGTGCGCGTCATCCGTTCGGTGCTGGACGCTCGCAAGAAGGGCAGCCCGCGCTACATCTACACGCTGGAGGTGGAGTTGGCGGCGGGGCGCAAGCCCGCGCGCCTGCCTCCCGACGTGGGCGAGGCGCCCCCTCCTCCCGAGGCCCAGCCCCGGGTGAAGGAGCCGGAGCAGTGGCCCATCGTCATCGGCACGGGGCCCGCGGGCCTGTTCGCCGCGCTGGGGCTCTTGGAGCGCGGCGTGCGCAGCATCCTCCTGGAGCGAGGCCGCGAGGTCATCACGCGCCGCAAGGACGTGGCCAAGCTCATGCGCGACGGCACGCTCGATCCCGAGAGCAACATGAACTTCGGCGAGGGCGGCGCCGGCGCGTACACGGACGGCAAGCTGTCCACGCGCATCAACCACCCCATGGTGCGCAAGGTCATCGAGGCGTTCGCCCGCTACGGCGCGCCGGACCACATCCTGATTGAAGGCAAGCCGCACATCGGCTCGGACCTCCTGCCGGGCGCGGTGGCCAAGCTGCGCGAGGAGCTCATCGCGGGCGGCTGCCAGGTGCACTTCGAGACGCGCGTGGACGACCTGCTCTACAAGGACGGCCACATCGCGGGCGTGAAGCTCTCGGATGGCCGCACGCTGGAGAGCAACCGGGTCATCCTGGCGCCGGGCAACTCCGCGCGCGAGCTGTACGAGCGCTTCGCCACCGATGGCCGCGTCAGCGTGGAGGCCAAGCCGTTCGCGCTCGGATTCCGCGCCGAGCATCCCCAGGCCCTCATCAACAGCATCCAGTACGGCGCGGCGGCGAAGAACCCGCGCCTGCCTCCGGCCGACTACAAACTCGCGGAGAACCTGGACGTGGACGGCGAGGTGCGCGGCATCTACTCGTTCTGCATGTGCCCCGGCGGCATCGTGGTGCCCACTCCGACCGAGGAGGGGCTCCAGTGCACCAACGGCATGAGCAACTCGCGCCGCAACGCGCGCTACGCCAACGCGGGCATCGTCGTGTCCGTGTCCGTGGCGGACTTCGAGCGCGAGGGCTTCACCGGCCCGCTCGCGGGGCTCAACTTCCAGCGGCACTGGGAGAAGAAGGCGTATGAGCTGGGCGGTGGCCGCTTCTTCGCGCCGGCGCAGACCATCCCGGACTACCTGGCCGGGCGCGTGACGAAGGATCCAGGCGGCACCAGCTACCGGCCGGGACTGGCGCACGAGAACCTCAACCGCCTGTTCCCCGAGCGCCTCACCCAGTCCATCAAGGGCGCGCTGCGGACGTTCGACCGGAAGATGCGCGGCTTCATCAGCGACGAGGGCAAGCTCATCGGCATCGAGAGCCGCACCAGCTCGCCCCTGCGGATTACTCGCGGCGACGACCTCCAGTCGGTGTCCATGCGCGGCCTGTACCCGGCGGGCGAGGGCTGCGGCTACGCGGGCGGCATCGTCTCGTCGGCCATTGATGGGCTGCGCATCGCTGAGCAGATTGCGACCGAGCTGACTTGA